A window of the Methanomassiliicoccales archaeon genome harbors these coding sequences:
- a CDS encoding ABC transporter permease, whose product MPNRIVSTLISSVKMFYRSKSSIFWTIAFPVILILLFGAIFSGGSDGKYSLHIQDLSDSQMSHNFIEALNRSGSISVINVGKDVNISDYIKNNSPTAVLIIPSDFDSAFIPGAGNNTTQLKLMLDPTSTSANVITTIVVSVSNHFNLALAHGEEIITLERTEIASEQFNFIDFFLPGIIALTTMTTTIFWTVDIQSRYSQNGIFKKLMTTPLTRVEWLVTQILWQLIVVFISITVILLVGVALYGVSLTLDPIAVLIIICSSALFSAMGMILARFIKEPETAGTAANAITFPMMFLSGTFFPLEMMPSYLRSVAQVLPLTYINNGLRDAMVYDNTVGAISSLIIVAILAAIFFVIGVAVSKWKVE is encoded by the coding sequence ATGCCAAATAGAATCGTATCAACACTTATCAGCTCCGTGAAGATGTTCTACCGCAGTAAATCGTCAATTTTCTGGACGATCGCGTTTCCAGTGATTCTCATACTCCTTTTTGGAGCGATTTTCAGCGGTGGCAGTGATGGAAAGTACAGTCTCCATATTCAAGATCTATCAGATTCCCAGATGTCGCACAATTTTATTGAGGCTCTCAACCGCAGTGGATCGATCAGCGTGATCAACGTCGGCAAGGATGTTAACATCTCCGATTACATCAAGAACAATAGTCCGACCGCAGTACTTATCATCCCCTCCGATTTCGATTCCGCATTTATCCCAGGTGCAGGGAATAATACGACTCAGCTAAAATTGATGCTCGATCCGACGAGCACATCAGCCAATGTAATCACAACTATCGTCGTCTCCGTAAGTAATCATTTCAACCTCGCTTTAGCGCACGGAGAAGAAATTATCACGCTCGAACGAACGGAAATCGCTTCAGAGCAATTCAACTTCATTGATTTCTTTTTGCCTGGGATCATCGCCCTGACAACGATGACGACAACGATCTTCTGGACTGTCGATATTCAATCGAGGTATTCACAAAATGGAATCTTCAAGAAGCTCATGACAACGCCACTCACACGAGTAGAATGGCTGGTTACCCAGATATTGTGGCAATTGATCGTTGTCTTCATCTCAATCACGGTGATCCTTCTCGTTGGTGTTGCGCTGTACGGCGTTAGCCTGACCCTTGATCCTATTGCCGTTCTCATAATCATCTGTTCGAGCGCGCTGTTTTCTGCCATGGGAATGATCCTTGCAAGGTTCATCAAGGAGCCAGAAACAGCGGGTACGGCGGCCAATGCCATTACGTTCCCGATGATGTTTCTCTCAGGCACTTTCTTCCCCCTTGAAATGATGCCAAGTTACCTCAGGTCGGTCGCCCAGGTCTTGCCACTAACATACATCAACAATGGACTCAGAGACGCAATGGTTTACGACAATACAGTTGGAGCAATAAGCAGCCTAATCATCGTCGCGATACTTGCAGCAATTTTCTTTGTGATCGGTGTCGCGGTATCGAAGTGGAAAGTTGAATAA
- a CDS encoding ABC transporter permease subunit, with protein MWGDTLRLDKIWIVARKDLAEFKTNKYIIFSLIAMPLVMAFVMPIVYLIPVTMFAEPNDEKPLDLTINMSATVNGGNITEVSIKDLRLINVNLTNSIVRGCFIEGCDVSKSVVLDSFIVESRLNSTLVIHSNLKNTTRIDTVLDRCVVIGEANEAEKFLRVFIDSLLMFFILIPSVIPTVIASYSFVGEKINRSLEPLLATPTTDTELLAGKSISIFLPTMLVTWASLVPFIILVDVIVYPVIGYYPLPNLVWIVGVFILAPLFCILSILVNMLISSKVSDVRASQQIGGLVVLPVVGFFIVAIAGLVTLDFLLMTTFILLTAAIDIFIFYVSLKVFRREEILVKWK; from the coding sequence TTGTGGGGGGATACGCTGAGGCTAGATAAGATCTGGATCGTTGCTCGAAAAGACCTCGCTGAGTTTAAAACGAATAAGTACATCATTTTCAGCCTCATTGCTATGCCCCTCGTAATGGCATTCGTCATGCCAATCGTATATCTGATTCCGGTGACAATGTTCGCTGAGCCCAATGATGAAAAACCACTCGATCTGACAATAAACATGTCCGCGACTGTCAATGGCGGAAATATCACTGAAGTCTCGATAAAGGACCTGAGGCTGATCAACGTTAATTTGACAAATTCAATCGTAAGAGGATGTTTTATTGAGGGATGCGATGTATCGAAATCGGTGGTCTTAGATTCATTTATCGTAGAATCAAGACTCAATAGTACTCTCGTGATCCACAGTAATCTCAAAAATACCACAAGGATCGATACAGTGCTCGATCGTTGTGTCGTGATTGGCGAGGCGAATGAGGCAGAGAAGTTTTTGAGAGTCTTCATCGACTCCCTCCTCATGTTCTTCATCCTCATCCCCTCCGTGATACCAACAGTCATTGCCTCATACAGCTTTGTCGGCGAGAAAATCAACAGGAGCCTTGAGCCCTTACTTGCGACGCCTACGACCGATACTGAACTCCTCGCTGGTAAGTCAATATCTATTTTCCTCCCGACGATGCTCGTCACATGGGCGAGCCTCGTGCCGTTCATAATACTGGTCGACGTCATCGTGTACCCAGTTATTGGCTATTATCCCCTTCCGAACCTTGTCTGGATCGTCGGTGTCTTTATTCTCGCACCGCTCTTTTGCATACTCAGCATCCTGGTCAATATGTTAATCTCATCAAAGGTCAGTGATGTAAGGGCTTCTCAGCAAATCGGCGGACTAGTCGTTCTGCCAGTCGTCGGCTTTTTTATCGTTGCAATAGCAGGTCTCGTGACGCTTGATTTTCTCTTGATGACAACTTTTATTCTCTTAACAGCGGCAATTGATATTTTCATCTTTTATGTGAGTCTTAAGGTCTTCCGTCGGGAGGAAATTCTCGTAAAATGGAAGTGA
- a CDS encoding ABC transporter ATP-binding protein — MKHLIETVGLTRNFGSITAVEDLNLVVKDGEVFGFIGPNGAGKTTTVRMLCCLIAPTAGTAYINGLDITSPDDAIKIRGMIGLLPESPGLYESLSAYRNLDFFAQLYGVPKREREQRIRDLLTKLDVWDRRDDPIAKFSKGMKQKIAIARALVHEPEFLFLDEPTSGLDPQAAITVRNYLLELKKEGRTIFLNTHNLDDAQRICDRVGIIQRRILAVGSAEDLARKFWGRTTLIKLKKVTPEMIAAVSALPFVRSVRENENTIAVDVENPENDNPLIVRSLINVGAEVEFVEELRRGLEEIYLRLVGGYAEAR, encoded by the coding sequence GTGAAACATCTGATTGAAACGGTTGGCCTCACGAGAAATTTTGGCAGTATCACGGCCGTCGAGGATCTAAATTTAGTCGTCAAAGATGGCGAGGTCTTTGGGTTTATTGGACCAAATGGTGCAGGAAAGACGACCACCGTAAGAATGCTCTGCTGCTTAATTGCACCTACCGCTGGCACCGCTTACATCAACGGCCTCGATATCACGAGTCCTGATGATGCGATCAAGATACGTGGCATGATCGGCCTTTTGCCGGAGAGCCCTGGACTTTATGAATCTTTGAGTGCGTATCGCAACCTGGATTTTTTCGCGCAACTGTATGGCGTGCCAAAGAGAGAGAGGGAGCAGAGAATCAGAGATCTTCTGACGAAACTCGATGTCTGGGACAGACGGGATGATCCTATCGCGAAGTTTTCAAAAGGAATGAAACAAAAGATCGCGATTGCAAGGGCACTCGTCCATGAACCAGAATTCCTCTTCCTTGATGAACCGACCTCCGGGCTTGATCCTCAGGCTGCGATCACTGTACGGAATTATCTTTTAGAATTGAAAAAAGAAGGTCGGACGATTTTTCTCAATACACACAATCTTGACGACGCGCAGCGGATCTGTGATCGTGTTGGTATCATACAGCGCCGGATCCTGGCAGTCGGATCTGCGGAAGATCTTGCACGCAAATTCTGGGGAAGGACGACCCTCATCAAACTGAAGAAGGTGACGCCAGAGATGATCGCGGCTGTAAGCGCCCTTCCCTTTGTGCGATCGGTGCGCGAAAATGAGAACACAATCGCAGTTGACGTCGAGAATCCTGAGAACGACAATCCATTGATTGTACGATCCCTGATCAATGTTGGGGCAGAAGTGGAATTTGTCGAGGAATTGAGACGAGGTCTCGAAGAGATCTATCTTAGGCTTGTGGGGGGATACGCTGAGGCTAGATAA